The following are encoded together in the Terriglobales bacterium genome:
- the accD gene encoding acetyl-CoA carboxylase, carboxyltransferase subunit beta has protein sequence MSWFKREPGELEPGGEKRVRTEGLWVKCDDCRQIIWKKELDENLNVCPRCQRHFRIGARRRLELLLDDGQYTVDDQNLASTDPLKFADKRAYADRLRQAQSETGLKDAIVNARGKLNGRDVVVSAMEYSFIGGSMGAVVGEAITRAVERARELKHPLVVVSASGGARMMEGVVSLMQMAKISAALARLDQARVPYISVLTDPTTGGVSASYALLGDLNIAEPGALIGFAGPRVIEDTIRQKLPEGFQRSEFLLEHGILDAVVHRKDMKAYLARAFEFMTTNGS, from the coding sequence GTGAGCTGGTTCAAACGCGAACCCGGCGAGCTGGAACCCGGCGGCGAAAAGCGCGTCCGCACCGAAGGCCTGTGGGTCAAGTGCGACGACTGCCGCCAGATCATCTGGAAGAAAGAACTGGATGAGAACCTGAACGTCTGCCCGCGCTGCCAGCGCCACTTCCGTATTGGCGCGCGCCGCCGCCTGGAATTGCTGCTTGACGACGGCCAGTACACGGTGGACGACCAGAATCTGGCCTCCACCGACCCGCTCAAGTTCGCCGACAAGCGCGCCTACGCCGACCGCCTCCGCCAGGCGCAGTCCGAAACCGGGCTGAAAGACGCCATCGTCAACGCGCGCGGCAAGCTGAACGGCCGCGACGTAGTGGTCAGCGCCATGGAGTACTCGTTCATCGGCGGCAGCATGGGCGCGGTGGTGGGCGAAGCGATCACACGCGCCGTCGAGCGCGCCCGCGAGCTGAAACATCCGCTTGTCGTTGTCTCCGCCTCCGGCGGCGCGCGCATGATGGAGGGCGTGGTCAGCCTGATGCAGATGGCGAAAATCTCCGCCGCGCTCGCCCGCCTCGACCAGGCCAGGGTGCCGTACATTTCCGTCCTCACCGACCCCACCACCGGCGGCGTGAGCGCCTCCTATGCTCTCCTCGGTGACCTGAACATCGCCGAGCCGGGCGCGCTGATCGGTTTCGCCGGACCGCGCGTCATCGAAGACACCATCCGCCAGAAGCTTCCCGAAGGCTTCCAGCGCAGCGAGTTCCTGCTGGAACACGGCATCCTCGACGCCGTCGTCCACCGCAAGGACATGAAGGCCTACCTGGCGCGCGCCTTCGAGTTTATGACCACGAACGGAAGCTGA
- the cobO gene encoding cob(I)yrinic acid a,c-diamide adenosyltransferase, which translates to MSDIRRGLIIVNTGPGKGKTTAAMGTALRAVGNGMRVLMLQFLKGSWHYGELDAVKAFGDRFVMKQMGRGFVKVGGAETDPEDIKLVEDAWREAEQAILSGQWDLVVLDEINYAISYGMLDPAKVVEALKRKPEMVHVILTGRNAHPTIIEVADTVTEMRQVKHAYEKGVQAQRGIEY; encoded by the coding sequence ATGAGCGATATTCGTCGCGGTCTCATCATCGTCAACACCGGCCCGGGCAAAGGCAAAACTACCGCCGCCATGGGCACGGCGCTGCGCGCCGTCGGCAACGGCATGCGCGTGCTCATGCTGCAATTTCTGAAAGGTTCGTGGCACTACGGCGAACTCGACGCGGTGAAGGCCTTCGGCGACAGGTTCGTCATGAAGCAGATGGGCCGCGGTTTCGTGAAGGTGGGCGGCGCCGAAACCGATCCCGAGGACATCAAGCTGGTGGAAGACGCCTGGCGCGAAGCCGAACAGGCCATCCTGTCGGGCCAGTGGGACCTGGTGGTGCTCGATGAAATCAACTACGCCATCAGCTACGGCATGCTCGATCCGGCCAAGGTTGTCGAAGCGCTCAAGCGCAAGCCCGAGATGGTGCACGTCATCTTGACCGGGCGCAACGCGCATCCGACAATCATCGAAGTAGCTGACACAGTTACCGAAATGCGCCAGGTCAAGCACGCCTACGAAAAGGGCGTGCAGGCGCAGCGGGGAATCGAGTACTGA
- the proS gene encoding proline--tRNA ligase gives MAKEGITPRAQDYAQWYLDIVRGADLADYAEVVRGCIVFKPTGYALWEAIQRGLDDRIKATGHVNAYFPLLIPKSFLMKEAEHVEGFAPQVAEVTRAGGEELAEPYVIRPTSETIIGYFYAKWVRSWRDLPLLINQWANVMRWELRTRPFLRTTEFLWQEGHTVHVDETDAERETLLILREVYADFVEKEMAVPVIQGLKTEKEKFPGALRTYCMEAMMQDGRALQAGTSHNLGQNFAKVFDIKYADKNNQVQHAWTTSWGVTTRLIGALIMAHSDDDGLVLPPRLAPIQAVVVPIYKTDAERATVLDAVQKITADWKGRIRFHVDTRDHLTPGFKFNEWELKGIPLRVEVGPKDVEKGSVAIAQRIQLNNSQPVAQAAGGKPAKAPKSFVPQAGLTEHVMGLLAQMQSGLFQRALKFREEHTFEASDYEELKERVEKGFVWAWWAGSREDEERIQEETKATIRCLPLEQPAGTGKCVYTGKEAVKRAVFAKAY, from the coding sequence ATGGCAAAAGAGGGCATCACTCCCCGCGCGCAGGATTACGCGCAGTGGTATCTCGATATCGTTCGCGGTGCCGACCTGGCCGACTACGCCGAGGTCGTCCGCGGCTGCATCGTCTTCAAGCCGACTGGCTACGCGCTATGGGAAGCCATCCAGCGCGGACTCGACGACCGCATCAAGGCGACCGGGCACGTAAACGCTTACTTCCCGCTGCTCATTCCAAAGTCTTTCCTGATGAAGGAAGCCGAGCACGTGGAAGGCTTCGCGCCCCAGGTCGCCGAGGTGACGCGCGCCGGCGGCGAAGAGCTGGCCGAGCCGTACGTAATCCGGCCGACGTCGGAGACCATCATCGGCTACTTCTACGCCAAGTGGGTGCGCTCCTGGCGCGACCTGCCGCTGCTCATCAACCAGTGGGCCAACGTCATGCGCTGGGAGCTGCGCACGCGCCCGTTCCTTCGGACTACCGAGTTCCTCTGGCAGGAAGGCCACACCGTCCACGTTGACGAAACCGATGCCGAGCGCGAGACCCTGCTGATTCTCCGCGAGGTCTATGCCGACTTCGTGGAAAAGGAAATGGCAGTCCCGGTCATCCAGGGGCTGAAAACCGAGAAAGAAAAGTTTCCCGGCGCGCTGCGGACCTACTGCATGGAGGCCATGATGCAGGATGGCCGCGCGCTGCAGGCGGGGACCTCGCACAACCTCGGGCAGAACTTCGCCAAGGTGTTCGACATCAAGTACGCCGACAAGAACAACCAGGTGCAGCACGCCTGGACCACCAGTTGGGGCGTGACCACGCGCCTGATCGGCGCGCTCATCATGGCGCACTCCGATGATGACGGCCTAGTGCTGCCGCCGCGCCTGGCGCCCATCCAGGCTGTCGTGGTGCCCATCTATAAGACCGACGCCGAGCGCGCCACCGTGCTCGACGCGGTGCAGAAGATCACCGCTGACTGGAAGGGACGCATCCGCTTCCACGTGGACACGCGCGACCACCTCACGCCCGGCTTCAAGTTCAACGAGTGGGAGCTGAAAGGCATCCCGCTGCGCGTCGAAGTCGGCCCCAAAGACGTGGAGAAGGGAAGCGTCGCGATCGCCCAGCGCATCCAGCTGAACAACTCGCAGCCGGTTGCGCAGGCCGCAGGCGGAAAGCCGGCGAAAGCGCCGAAGTCGTTCGTGCCGCAGGCGGGGCTCACCGAGCACGTCATGGGGCTGCTCGCGCAGATGCAGAGCGGCTTGTTCCAGCGCGCGCTCAAGTTCCGCGAAGAGCACACCTTCGAGGCGTCGGATTACGAAGAACTGAAGGAGCGCGTGGAAAAAGGCTTCGTCTGGGCCTGGTGGGCCGGCTCGCGCGAGGACGAGGAAAGAATCCAGGAAGAGACGAAGGCGACGATACGCTGCCTCCCGCTCGAGCAGCCCGCCGGAACAGGAAAGTGCGTGTACACGGGGAAGGAAGCCGTGAAGCGGGCGGTGTTCGCGAAGGCATATTAG